A single genomic interval of Syntrophobotulus glycolicus DSM 8271 harbors:
- a CDS encoding ABC transporter ATP-binding protein, whose amino-acid sequence MLRMIGRILEIAGDSKPRIILGIVFNFFKTVSMAMMLLAVFLVFEHLEALTPDVIYQALWIIIVSVCGRFLFQWLMDISMSAKGFDMFRDYRLAVGEKLKGAPMGYFSEQRLGTIQSILTSTVVELEQYSMMAIMDITGGVSMAVVIIVMMAFYSLPIALLSLAGLIIGLFVLHVIQKRAAIHTVKVQAAQENLVTESLEYIRGIAVLRAFLQDRGGEGAVYRAFEDRRQAAYDQEHAAAGVMKLYSLVFKLTSCALLFLATALYLTGAFPLSYCLMFLVSAFLVYAELEVMGDGAYLARKVNNELDRLETVTDIPSLDRTARELRAVSSDIEMKEVSFAYDSRTVIDHVSLKVPQGTSCAIVGPSGSGKTTLCNLIARFWDVQEGEVLVGGQNVKDCTADSLLSQISMVFQNVYLFHDTVENNIRFGNPDASHEQVVEAAKRACCHEFITALPEGYDTIVGEGGSTLSGGERQRISIARAILKNAPIVILDEATSSVDPENEHVLLTAIYELTRGKTLIAIAHRLSTVRKADQILVVDKGKIVQKGTHAQLVQEDGIYRKFLRLRSESIGWQL is encoded by the coding sequence ATGCTGAGGATGATTGGACGGATTTTAGAAATTGCGGGAGACAGCAAGCCGCGCATTATTCTGGGTATTGTGTTCAATTTTTTCAAAACTGTTTCCATGGCCATGATGCTGCTGGCCGTTTTTCTGGTGTTCGAGCATCTGGAGGCGCTGACACCTGACGTTATCTATCAGGCTTTGTGGATTATCATTGTCAGCGTATGCGGGCGCTTCCTGTTCCAGTGGCTGATGGATATTTCCATGAGCGCCAAGGGTTTTGATATGTTCCGGGATTACCGGCTGGCCGTCGGTGAAAAGCTTAAAGGCGCACCGATGGGCTACTTTTCCGAACAACGTCTGGGAACCATTCAATCCATCCTGACCTCAACCGTTGTGGAACTGGAGCAGTATTCCATGATGGCGATTATGGACATTACCGGCGGCGTATCCATGGCTGTTGTCATCATTGTCATGATGGCATTCTACAGCCTGCCGATTGCCCTGCTGAGTCTGGCCGGGCTTATCATCGGCTTGTTTGTGCTTCATGTCATCCAAAAACGTGCTGCGATTCACACCGTAAAAGTGCAGGCGGCGCAGGAAAATCTGGTCACCGAATCGCTGGAGTATATTCGCGGGATTGCGGTTCTCCGGGCGTTTTTGCAGGACAGGGGCGGTGAAGGTGCCGTTTACCGGGCTTTTGAAGATCGGAGGCAGGCCGCCTATGATCAGGAGCATGCCGCCGCGGGTGTGATGAAGCTGTATAGTTTGGTTTTTAAACTCACGAGCTGTGCTCTGCTGTTCTTGGCGACCGCGCTGTATCTGACCGGTGCGTTCCCGCTTTCCTACTGCCTCATGTTTCTGGTGTCCGCTTTTCTGGTCTATGCGGAGCTGGAGGTCATGGGTGATGGGGCCTACCTTGCGCGTAAGGTCAACAATGAGCTTGACCGGCTGGAAACCGTCACCGATATTCCCTCGCTGGACCGTACAGCACGCGAGCTCAGAGCGGTTTCCTCTGACATTGAGATGAAAGAGGTGTCCTTTGCCTATGACAGCAGGACGGTTATCGACCACGTTTCCCTGAAAGTCCCGCAAGGCACTTCCTGCGCCATTGTTGGTCCCTCCGGCAGCGGTAAAACCACTTTGTGCAACCTGATCGCCCGGTTTTGGGATGTTCAGGAGGGAGAGGTGCTGGTGGGCGGGCAAAACGTAAAGGACTGCACTGCCGACAGCCTGCTTTCCCAGATCAGTATGGTGTTCCAGAATGTGTACCTGTTCCACGATACTGTAGAAAACAACATCAGGTTCGGAAATCCGGACGCTTCCCATGAGCAGGTTGTGGAAGCGGCGAAACGCGCCTGCTGTCACGAATTCATCACGGCACTGCCAGAAGGTTATGATACCATCGTCGGTGAGGGCGGCTCCACATTGTCCGGAGGAGAACGCCAGCGGATATCCATCGCCCGCGCGATCCTGAAAAACGCTCCCATTGTAATTTTGGATGAGGCGACCTCCAGCGTTGACCCCGAAAACGAGCACGTCCTGCTTACGGCTATCTATGAGCTGACAAGGGGCAAAACGCTGATTGCCATTGCGCACCGCCTGTCCACCGTACGCAAGGCCGATCAGATCCTGGTGGTGGACAAAGGGAAGATCGTTCAGAAAGGAACACATGCCCAGCTGGTTCAGGAGGACGGCATTTACCGGAAATTCCTCAGATTGCGTTCCGAGTCTATTGGCTGGCAGCTATGA
- a CDS encoding metal-dependent transcriptional regulator has product MEKLTFTMENYLEAIYELSLDGAGARVSDIAERLGVTKASTNSAMSTLSEKGLISNEKYKEVFLTPEGLKLAKLTANKHHVIQQFLLHVLNLDPVVADEDACAIEHVISNDTVSAMEEYMRDIHNNK; this is encoded by the coding sequence ATGGAAAAGCTTACTTTTACAATGGAAAATTACCTTGAGGCAATTTATGAGTTATCTCTGGATGGAGCCGGTGCCCGAGTATCTGATATCGCAGAACGATTGGGCGTAACTAAGGCCAGTACCAACAGTGCGATGTCTACTCTTTCGGAGAAAGGTCTCATTAGCAATGAAAAATATAAAGAGGTATTTCTGACGCCTGAAGGGCTCAAGCTTGCGAAGCTTACGGCGAACAAACACCATGTAATTCAACAGTTTTTGTTACACGTATTAAATCTTGATCCTGTCGTTGCCGATGAGGATGCCTGTGCGATAGAGCATGTAATTAGTAATGATACTGTTTCCGCTATGGAAGAGTATATGAGAGACATCCATAACAATAAGTAA
- a CDS encoding DUF4153 domain-containing protein, translated as MNRLLKVITDSVQGLIKAVRRFPLAVICLISATVITCYMISLHTDPSLFIQKLFFTLGFGTFLSVAVQFCCERFSGLKKIRLFVYLIGALFIFGYYLIIAPSPGIYYAVTARTIVAVFAMFCIYIWVPSYRGKAGLNSIAEFNSIALTHFKAAVTSILFSAVLSAGTVSIIAAVDSLLFKVNEDSYAYTMAVIWISFATIYYLSRLPRFHSEEEEDKAFTLQAATYPKVLKILISYIVIPLIAAYSLVLIAYFVKMLVTSVWPSGQLGPMILAYSVVGLMVVVLASHLEDKFASAYRRIFPKVLILMVIMQLISAYIRLDAYGVTEGRYYLILFGIYSLICGIILSFRAVTKNYMIALLGAGLAIISVIPPGDAFTVSRNSQMNRLEQMLIADEVLVNGKIVPKADASLKLRQETTNILNYLERRNYLQYLTWLPEEMKTSGSRPSGNLTQEKMKAVFGFEPAYEGAGATSDHFYAALNMQKPLSVSGYDVMVALSNYRGMSMGKNGEEFERTVKIRNKDYIILAERLTPQEVRVSVQDPVGMEVIGTNVYEFATSLSGARNEPKEMLEPEVMSIHAENNRYKLKVIFQNINITFGTESDAGADYDLIVLFGVSGEQD; from the coding sequence ATGAACCGTTTACTGAAAGTCATCACCGATTCAGTTCAAGGACTGATCAAGGCTGTTAGGCGTTTCCCCCTGGCTGTTATCTGTCTGATCAGCGCTACTGTCATTACCTGCTATATGATTTCACTACATACTGATCCAAGCCTTTTTATCCAGAAGCTCTTTTTTACTTTGGGATTTGGTACTTTTCTGAGTGTGGCCGTTCAGTTTTGCTGTGAGCGTTTTTCTGGGCTGAAGAAAATACGGCTTTTTGTTTATTTGATTGGGGCACTGTTCATCTTTGGCTATTATCTGATCATTGCTCCTTCACCGGGGATTTATTATGCAGTAACGGCCCGAACGATTGTTGCCGTATTTGCCATGTTTTGCATCTATATCTGGGTCCCGTCATATCGGGGCAAGGCAGGTTTGAACAGTATTGCTGAATTTAACAGCATCGCCCTGACTCATTTTAAAGCGGCTGTTACCTCAATCTTATTTTCGGCAGTTTTATCTGCGGGTACCGTCAGCATCATTGCGGCGGTTGATTCACTGCTGTTTAAGGTCAATGAAGATTCTTATGCTTATACGATGGCTGTCATCTGGATCTCCTTTGCCACCATCTACTATCTTTCACGGCTGCCCCGTTTTCATTCCGAAGAGGAAGAGGATAAGGCCTTTACTCTGCAGGCAGCCACATATCCCAAAGTCCTGAAAATCCTGATTTCTTATATTGTTATTCCTTTAATTGCGGCTTATAGTTTGGTGCTGATTGCCTATTTTGTCAAAATGCTTGTCACTTCCGTATGGCCGTCGGGCCAGCTGGGGCCGATGATCCTCGCCTACTCCGTTGTCGGTTTAATGGTCGTTGTTTTAGCCAGCCATTTAGAAGATAAGTTTGCAAGCGCCTACCGCAGAATATTCCCTAAAGTATTGATTTTGATGGTCATTATGCAGTTGATCTCAGCCTATATCCGCTTAGATGCCTACGGGGTGACCGAGGGGCGCTATTACCTGATTCTTTTCGGAATTTACTCATTAATTTGCGGGATAATACTCAGCTTCAGAGCGGTTACTAAAAATTATATGATCGCTTTACTGGGAGCGGGTTTGGCGATTATTTCGGTCATTCCGCCCGGGGATGCATTCACTGTTTCCCGTAATTCGCAAATGAACCGTTTGGAACAGATGCTGATCGCTGATGAAGTACTGGTTAACGGCAAAATCGTGCCGAAAGCCGATGCTTCTCTGAAGCTGCGCCAGGAAACCACCAATATCCTTAATTATTTGGAAAGGCGCAACTACCTGCAGTATTTGACCTGGCTGCCTGAGGAGATGAAAACCTCCGGTTCCCGGCCTTCCGGCAATCTTACTCAAGAGAAAATGAAGGCTGTTTTTGGTTTTGAACCTGCTTATGAAGGTGCCGGCGCAACTTCCGACCATTTTTATGCCGCCTTGAATATGCAGAAACCGTTAAGCGTAAGTGGTTATGACGTGATGGTAGCCCTTAGCAACTACCGCGGGATGTCAATGGGGAAAAATGGTGAAGAATTCGAACGAACAGTAAAGATCAGGAACAAAGACTATATCATTTTAGCTGAACGGTTGACTCCGCAGGAGGTTCGGGTTTCGGTCCAAGATCCGGTCGGAATGGAAGTGATCGGGACCAATGTCTATGAGTTTGCCACTTCCTTGTCCGGGGCCAGAAACGAGCCTAAAGAAATGCTTGAGCCGGAAGTGATGAGTATTCACGCGGAGAATAATCGTTATAAGCTTAAAGTCATTTTCCAGAATATCAACATCACTTTTGGTACCGAGTCCGATGCGGGTGCAGATTATGATTTAATCGTCCTTTTCGGGGTAAGTGGTGAACAGGATTAA
- a CDS encoding FAD-dependent oxidoreductase has translation MNREEKEKNFEKPPQSYWLASTGRTDYSVLNEDIQVDIAIIGGGMTGISCAYMLNQEGAKTAIVEADRILQGTTGHTTAKITSQHGLIYNKIKTQMSEEFAQQYADANQSAIRIIEKIVQDKHIECDFVPEPAYIYTLRDEYVSQINEESMVASSLGIEAVYLEEIPLFPIKAALRFEHQARFHPRKFLLTLAEEYVNTGGKIFEQSRVIDIEEEGPYRIITDSGNKITADKLIIASHYPCYHKPGFYFARISQERSYVVAVKAKEKYPGGMYIAAEDFGHSLRSQMSEHGELILVGGEGHKTGQGENTTQNYQALIDFSNRMYTVEDIPYRWSAQDCMTLDSVPYVGPLTEKTPEMYVATGYGKWGMTNSIASSMILRDLIIKGRSAWQDVYSPSRHQLLASAKNFVVENFNVACQLVKGKTEIKGETEMSLQNAEIKPGEGKIVQAEGQRAGAYRDEQGILHVVDTTCTHMGCELNWNSAERSWDCPCHGSRFSDEGEVIEGPALHPLTQGEKINLVKRLLQDHF, from the coding sequence ATGAACAGAGAAGAAAAAGAAAAAAATTTCGAAAAACCGCCTCAATCCTATTGGCTGGCATCTACCGGTCGTACTGATTATTCTGTTCTAAATGAGGATATACAAGTTGATATTGCCATTATCGGCGGCGGCATGACCGGGATTTCCTGTGCTTATATGCTGAATCAGGAGGGCGCGAAAACAGCAATCGTTGAGGCTGACCGTATTCTGCAAGGGACAACGGGGCACACGACTGCCAAGATCACATCACAGCACGGTCTCATCTATAATAAAATCAAAACTCAGATGAGTGAGGAATTTGCTCAACAATATGCGGACGCCAATCAGTCTGCGATTAGGATAATAGAAAAAATCGTTCAGGATAAGCACATTGAGTGCGATTTTGTTCCTGAACCGGCATATATCTATACCCTGCGGGACGAGTATGTCAGTCAGATCAATGAAGAGTCAATGGTGGCATCCTCTTTGGGTATTGAAGCCGTTTACTTAGAAGAAATCCCCCTGTTTCCCATAAAGGCTGCGCTGCGTTTTGAACACCAGGCCAGGTTTCATCCACGGAAGTTTTTGCTGACTCTGGCCGAAGAATATGTCAATACTGGCGGTAAGATATTTGAACAAAGCAGGGTTATTGATATAGAAGAGGAAGGACCCTATCGGATCATCACAGATTCAGGAAATAAAATTACGGCTGACAAACTGATTATTGCGTCCCATTACCCCTGCTATCATAAGCCGGGATTTTATTTCGCTAGAATTTCTCAGGAGAGATCCTATGTGGTCGCGGTTAAGGCAAAGGAAAAATATCCGGGAGGCATGTATATAGCGGCAGAGGATTTTGGACACTCCCTGCGCAGCCAAATGTCTGAGCATGGTGAATTGATCCTGGTTGGCGGCGAGGGACACAAGACAGGGCAGGGTGAAAATACAACCCAAAACTACCAAGCACTGATCGACTTTTCTAACCGGATGTATACAGTGGAAGATATTCCATACCGGTGGTCGGCTCAAGACTGTATGACTTTGGACAGTGTCCCTTACGTGGGGCCCCTGACAGAGAAAACTCCTGAGATGTATGTCGCAACCGGTTATGGGAAATGGGGAATGACAAACAGCATAGCTTCTTCCATGATTTTAAGAGATCTGATCATTAAGGGGAGAAGTGCCTGGCAGGATGTCTACAGTCCCTCACGGCATCAGCTGCTTGCTTCAGCCAAGAATTTTGTTGTTGAAAACTTTAATGTCGCCTGCCAATTGGTAAAAGGAAAAACAGAAATAAAAGGAGAAACAGAGATGTCGCTCCAAAACGCCGAAATCAAACCGGGCGAAGGGAAAATTGTCCAGGCGGAGGGACAAAGAGCGGGTGCATACAGAGATGAACAAGGTATACTGCATGTTGTGGACACGACATGTACGCATATGGGCTGTGAATTAAACTGGAATTCCGCGGAAAGATCATGGGATTGTCCCTGCCATGGTTCACGGTTTTCTGATGAAGGAGAGGTTATTGAAGGACCGGCGCTTCACCCTTTAACTCAAGGTGAAAAGATCAATCTGGTAAAAAGGCTTCTGCAGGATCATTTTTAA
- a CDS encoding cation diffusion facilitator family transporter translates to MVWDRKVRIALLSVASNTILIILKVTAGMLSGSVSIISEAIHSGMDLVASCIAFFSVRHSAKPADKEHPYGHGKIENISGIAEGLLIFVAAGMIILEAIKKIHTPMEIEQAYVGIAVMVGAGIVNLLVSGKLCRVAREEDSMALEADALHLRTDVYTSLGVAVGLVLMKVTGLFILDPIVAILVALFILKKAWSLCKSACDYLLDTKLTDPEEAEIDKILGKYHDKFRDYHKLKTRKSGNMKHIDFHITVDPHVTVAEIHEVIGCLKKDMAEEFKYTRVNVHVDPYREEQSE, encoded by the coding sequence ATGGTTTGGGACAGAAAGGTCAGAATTGCGCTGTTGTCGGTTGCTTCCAACACAATATTAATTATATTAAAAGTGACCGCAGGAATGTTAAGCGGTTCCGTAAGTATCATTTCAGAGGCCATCCATTCAGGAATGGACCTGGTGGCCTCATGTATTGCCTTTTTTTCTGTCAGACATTCGGCAAAACCGGCGGATAAGGAACATCCATATGGTCATGGCAAAATAGAAAATATCTCCGGTATTGCCGAGGGGCTCCTGATTTTTGTCGCCGCCGGTATGATTATTCTGGAAGCCATCAAGAAAATCCATACCCCTATGGAAATCGAACAGGCCTATGTGGGCATTGCTGTAATGGTTGGCGCGGGAATCGTCAATCTTTTGGTATCTGGGAAGCTGTGCAGGGTTGCCCGGGAAGAAGACTCGATGGCTCTGGAAGCCGACGCCCTTCATTTGAGAACAGATGTTTACACATCTTTGGGGGTAGCGGTCGGTTTGGTTCTGATGAAGGTTACCGGGCTGTTCATACTCGATCCGATTGTGGCAATCCTGGTGGCCCTGTTCATTCTAAAAAAAGCGTGGAGTCTTTGTAAAAGTGCCTGTGACTACTTACTGGATACCAAACTGACTGATCCGGAGGAAGCTGAGATAGACAAGATTTTAGGTAAGTATCATGATAAATTCAGAGATTATCATAAGCTTAAGACCAGAAAATCAGGGAACATGAAGCATATTGATTTTCATATTACAGTTGACCCTCACGTGACTGTGGCAGAAATCCATGAAGTGATTGGCTGTCTGAAAAAGGATATGGCTGAGGAATTCAAGTATACTCGGGTAAATGTCCATGTGGACCCTTACAGGGAAGAGCAATCAGAATGA
- a CDS encoding glycosyltransferase family 2 protein yields the protein MNLNKQRVLLGSPIYQKPQILMAFLDSLKRLVQDTVTIDFVFVDDNIDQHSSELLQQFRDERDNVIIFEGEKESQYCCNDHTHNWTNHLLLKVAEFKNRIIDYALAEKYDYLFFIDSDLVIHPYLIEHLKSRGKMIISEIFWTQWRIGEGYYPNVWLYDKYGLAPLNYGESLSSEETVLRTNRFLNQLKMPGVYEVGGLGACTLINKEALRKGVNFKPIKNLTIWGEDRFFCIRAVVLGLDLFVDTHYPAYHIYREKDLDGVSDYVNRCQPPLIRQYKGQENKLTLSMIVKNEGQRYLKEILAKLDGIIDEAVIIDDASTDDTVELCRKMLPNIPLHLIHNPQSLFKQEVELRKRQWHETIQTNPDWILNIDADEMFEDRFYAEVRRLINQEDIDLYSFRLYDMWDQNHYREDQFWNAHNYYRPFLLRYQPDFIYNWKETPLHCGRFPVNIFILPNAVSELRVKHYGWATAADRKLKYERYKVLDPEGLYGNRHQYESILEENPNLIEWENR from the coding sequence ATGAATTTGAATAAACAAAGAGTACTTTTAGGCAGCCCTATCTACCAGAAGCCTCAAATATTGATGGCCTTCCTTGATTCCCTGAAAAGGCTTGTTCAGGATACTGTCACGATAGATTTTGTATTTGTCGATGACAATATTGATCAGCATTCAAGTGAGCTTCTTCAACAGTTCCGGGATGAGCGGGACAACGTCATCATCTTTGAAGGAGAAAAAGAATCCCAGTATTGCTGTAATGACCATACTCACAACTGGACCAATCATCTCCTTCTGAAAGTAGCGGAATTTAAAAACAGAATCATTGACTATGCTTTAGCAGAAAAATACGACTATCTGTTTTTCATCGATTCCGACCTGGTCATTCATCCCTACCTCATTGAACATTTAAAAAGCAGAGGAAAAATGATCATCTCAGAAATATTCTGGACCCAGTGGCGTATTGGAGAAGGTTACTATCCCAATGTCTGGCTCTATGATAAATATGGCCTGGCTCCTTTGAATTATGGAGAGAGCCTTTCCTCAGAGGAGACAGTTCTGAGAACAAACCGTTTCCTCAATCAATTAAAGATGCCGGGAGTTTATGAAGTGGGAGGTCTGGGGGCCTGCACACTGATCAATAAAGAAGCTTTACGAAAAGGGGTAAATTTCAAGCCCATAAAAAACCTGACCATATGGGGAGAGGACAGATTCTTTTGTATCCGGGCAGTTGTCCTGGGATTGGACCTTTTTGTTGATACCCATTATCCGGCTTACCATATTTATCGGGAAAAGGATTTGGATGGCGTCTCTGACTATGTAAACCGTTGTCAACCGCCCCTTATTCGGCAATATAAGGGCCAGGAAAATAAGCTGACACTTTCGATGATCGTAAAAAATGAAGGGCAAAGGTACCTTAAAGAAATCCTCGCCAAACTCGACGGGATAATTGATGAAGCAGTCATCATTGATGATGCCAGTACTGACGATACTGTTGAACTCTGCCGTAAAATGCTGCCCAATATCCCGCTTCACCTCATTCATAATCCCCAATCGCTGTTTAAACAGGAAGTGGAATTAAGAAAAAGACAATGGCATGAAACAATCCAGACAAACCCTGATTGGATTTTAAACATTGACGCCGACGAAATGTTTGAGGACCGTTTTTATGCGGAAGTGAGAAGGCTCATCAATCAGGAAGACATCGATTTATATTCTTTCAGACTTTACGATATGTGGGATCAAAATCATTACCGGGAAGATCAATTCTGGAATGCCCATAACTATTACCGGCCGTTTCTGCTGAGATACCAGCCTGACTTCATCTACAATTGGAAAGAAACGCCGCTCCATTGCGGGAGGTTTCCTGTCAATATCTTTATTCTGCCAAATGCCGTGTCGGAATTGCGGGTCAAGCATTACGGCTGGGCAACCGCCGCCGACAGAAAACTAAAATACGAACGATACAAAGTTTTGGATCCCGAAGGCCTTTACGGGAATCGCCACCAGTATGAATCCATACTTGAAGAAAATCCAAACTTAATCGAATGGGAAAATCGGTGA
- a CDS encoding GGDEF domain-containing protein — protein MKHSELKQQLYFIVLQAIIAISALSILGNFIIALPLNINLKWVFLFFAALINLLLEKQKGSSVLLRFLLCFFVISIFIPLGFIDSGGNRSESTAYIFFALIVVTYLFDRYYRYILIGTIITVFIGIRTYGHFYPEKIPVYDVNSSLIDCLIQVPTILILCFLVIKRFVDAYDLVNQKLYRYAHYDELTGLLNRRNFNDILQKKFDSGHDNGYLIMMDIDNFKIINDKKGHIVGDDVLKYLSDLLNKHFFNGKNMISRWGGDEFVIIYFGHMEELERILEEVKRMFKSYVDQIEPLSIVDISVGVAALEGCKTSADIFAKSDQIMYEQKTAKKKAHSNAFIKVPEKEEGFQFQEI, from the coding sequence ATGAAGCACTCAGAGCTAAAGCAGCAGCTTTATTTTATTGTTCTGCAGGCGATCATAGCTATTTCCGCTCTGTCGATTCTGGGAAATTTTATTATCGCGTTACCCTTGAATATTAATCTGAAGTGGGTTTTTCTGTTTTTTGCCGCATTGATCAATCTTCTTTTGGAGAAACAGAAGGGCTCTTCAGTTCTTTTGAGATTTTTGCTTTGCTTTTTTGTTATCAGTATCTTTATTCCCCTCGGTTTTATTGATTCCGGAGGAAATAGAAGTGAGAGTACGGCGTATATCTTTTTTGCCCTGATCGTGGTTACTTATTTATTTGACCGCTATTATCGGTATATCTTGATTGGAACGATCATCACAGTATTTATAGGAATACGGACCTACGGGCATTTTTACCCCGAAAAAATCCCTGTCTATGATGTGAACAGCAGTTTGATCGACTGCTTAATTCAGGTGCCGACTATTTTGATTCTTTGTTTTTTAGTGATCAAGCGTTTTGTCGATGCCTATGATCTTGTCAATCAGAAGCTTTACAGGTATGCCCATTATGATGAGCTGACCGGGCTTTTAAACAGGAGAAATTTTAATGATATTCTGCAAAAAAAATTTGATTCCGGCCACGACAATGGTTATTTAATCATGATGGACATCGATAATTTTAAAATCATCAATGACAAAAAAGGCCACATTGTCGGGGATGATGTACTGAAATATTTGAGTGATCTCTTGAACAAGCATTTTTTCAATGGGAAGAACATGATCAGCCGTTGGGGCGGGGATGAATTTGTCATTATCTATTTTGGCCATATGGAGGAGCTGGAACGTATTCTGGAAGAGGTAAAGAGGATGTTCAAAAGCTATGTTGATCAGATTGAGCCATTATCTATCGTGGATATTAGTGTAGGTGTTGCGGCCCTGGAGGGCTGCAAAACATCTGCGGACATTTTTGCGAAGTCCGATCAGATCATGTATGAACAGAAAACCGCCAAAAAGAAAGCCCATTCAAATGCCTTCATCAAGGTCCCGGAGAAAGAAGAGGGTTTTCAATTTCAAGAAATTTAG
- a CDS encoding APC family permease, with protein MLRYFKRLFVGEPMLTAQLKHERLTKKQALAVFSSDALSSVAYATEEILLVLVLAGTSALSYSLPISGAIIALLVILVLSYRQTISSYPSGGGAYIVAKENLGTIPGLVAGSALIIDYVLTVAVSTAAGVAAVTSAFPAVHGHQVFIALLFIWALTLLNLRGVTESATILTLPVYLFIAGIFLLLGTGLVKYYFYGAPLPAEPGLSPVFSGGITLFFLLRAFSAGCTALTGVEAISNGVPAFRSPESKNASATLIVMACLIVFLFGGITVLANLYHIVPSPEETIVSKIAAIVFDRNLLYYLVQVSTAVILFLAANTSFAGFPLLTSILGQDGFLPRRMAARGDRLVYSNGIIVLAALASVLIILFKGKVHALIPLYAVGVFLSFTLSQAGMVFRWVKEKPFGWISYALINGIGMVVTGTVLVVIAATKFTSGAWLVLILIPIFVLFFVKINRHYREIAKELAYHGEPLGNPTSQRIIIPVASLTKIVAHTVNYAKTLSPDIFAVHVAIDEDKVEKLKVKWQEYEPDIPLIVLPSPYRAILSPLLEYIEAEEAKIGKDKLITVLIPEFVTKKWWQYFLHNQTGFIVKTALLFKKDIVVASVPIHICH; from the coding sequence GTGCTGCGCTATTTCAAACGTCTTTTCGTCGGTGAGCCAATGCTTACCGCCCAGTTAAAACACGAGCGTTTAACTAAAAAGCAAGCTTTGGCCGTTTTCTCTTCCGATGCCTTATCTTCGGTTGCTTATGCCACAGAAGAAATCCTGCTGGTGCTGGTTCTTGCCGGCACATCTGCTTTGTCTTATTCCCTTCCGATTTCCGGAGCCATTATCGCTCTTTTGGTTATCCTTGTCCTCTCTTATCGACAGACGATTTCTTCTTACCCTTCCGGAGGAGGGGCCTATATTGTGGCCAAGGAAAATCTGGGGACAATTCCCGGACTTGTTGCCGGGTCTGCTCTGATCATTGATTATGTCCTTACGGTCGCGGTCAGCACGGCAGCCGGAGTCGCCGCTGTCACCTCAGCCTTCCCTGCTGTTCATGGACATCAAGTTTTCATTGCTTTGCTGTTTATTTGGGCCCTAACCTTGTTAAACCTGAGAGGAGTTACCGAATCGGCAACTATTCTTACCCTCCCCGTCTATCTTTTCATTGCCGGCATCTTTCTTCTGCTTGGAACCGGTTTGGTTAAATATTACTTCTATGGGGCCCCCTTGCCGGCGGAGCCCGGTCTTTCTCCTGTTTTTTCAGGCGGGATTACCCTGTTTTTCTTATTAAGAGCCTTTTCCGCAGGGTGTACGGCCTTGACCGGAGTGGAAGCCATCAGCAACGGGGTCCCGGCTTTCCGGAGTCCGGAGTCCAAAAATGCTTCTGCCACTTTAATTGTTATGGCCTGTCTGATTGTTTTTTTATTTGGCGGGATTACCGTGCTGGCCAACCTATACCATATTGTCCCCAGCCCTGAAGAAACGATTGTTTCGAAAATTGCGGCAATCGTTTTTGACCGGAACCTCCTCTACTATCTTGTTCAGGTCAGCACTGCCGTTATTTTATTTCTGGCCGCCAATACAAGCTTTGCCGGGTTTCCGCTCTTAACCTCAATCTTGGGACAGGATGGGTTCTTACCCAGAAGGATGGCTGCCCGCGGGGATCGTCTGGTTTACTCCAACGGAATAATTGTCCTGGCTGCCCTCGCATCTGTATTGATTATTCTCTTTAAGGGAAAAGTACATGCATTAATTCCGCTCTATGCAGTAGGAGTCTTTCTCTCCTTTACTCTTTCCCAAGCCGGCATGGTGTTCCGTTGGGTGAAAGAAAAGCCTTTCGGCTGGATTTCTTATGCCCTTATCAATGGCATAGGAATGGTGGTCACAGGAACGGTTTTAGTCGTTATTGCCGCTACAAAATTCACCAGCGGGGCCTGGCTTGTTCTTATTCTTATTCCGATTTTTGTTCTTTTTTTTGTAAAGATTAACCGTCATTACCGGGAAATTGCCAAGGAACTGGCTTATCACGGTGAACCACTGGGCAATCCGACCAGCCAGCGGATCATTATCCCTGTCGCCAGCTTGACCAAAATTGTCGCCCATACGGTAAATTACGCCAAAACCTTATCTCCTGATATCTTCGCTGTCCACGTTGCTATAGATGAAGATAAGGTTGAAAAGCTTAAAGTGAAATGGCAGGAATATGAACCGGATATTCCCCTGATTGTTTTGCCCTCCCCTTACAGGGCTATTTTGTCTCCCCTTCTCGAGTACATCGAAGCCGAAGAAGCTAAAATCGGGAAAGACAAACTCATTACCGTTCTGATTCCGGAGTTTGTCACAAAAAAATGGTGGCAGTATTTTTTGCACAATCAAACAGGTTTTATCGTTAAGACCGCCCTGTTATTCAAAAAGGACATCGTTGTCGCCAGTGTCCCTATCCACATCTGTCACTAA